Proteins from one Oscillatoria nigro-viridis PCC 7112 genomic window:
- a CDS encoding Uma2 family endonuclease, producing the protein MTAQVLEETVTLLAEQRLILPGYYSWEQFEAIASLMADSPGLRITYLDGWIEFMTLGEEHETISCLLNFLLQLYFCEMGIEYIPVGSATRRDRARDVSFEPDESYYIGSRKEHPDLAVEVTITSGSTNKLAKYLRLGIPEVWFWENNQLAVYRLRQDDYEQVSRSEFLPELDLALLVRCVLMPSRIEARTEFLNGVRQVG; encoded by the coding sequence ATGACAGCACAAGTTTTAGAAGAAACAGTTACGCTTCTTGCCGAACAGCGATTGATTCTCCCCGGTTATTATAGTTGGGAGCAATTTGAGGCGATCGCATCTTTGATGGCAGACTCTCCGGGTTTGCGGATAACTTATCTTGATGGGTGGATCGAGTTTATGACACTGGGCGAAGAACATGAGACCATCAGTTGTCTTCTTAACTTTTTGCTACAACTCTACTTTTGTGAAATGGGAATTGAATATATTCCTGTAGGGAGTGCAACTCGCAGAGACCGGGCAAGAGATGTATCATTTGAACCAGACGAGTCTTATTATATAGGTTCCAGAAAAGAGCATCCCGATTTAGCCGTGGAAGTAACGATTACTAGCGGTAGCACAAATAAACTAGCTAAATATCTGCGACTTGGCATTCCTGAAGTTTGGTTTTGGGAAAATAATCAGTTGGCTGTCTATCGGCTGCGCCAGGATGATTACGAGCAAGTTTCAAGAAGTGAGTTTTTGCCGGAGTTGGATTTAGCATTGTTGGTACGCTGCGTTTTAATGCCTTCAAGGATTGAGGCAAGGACGGAGTTTCTTAATGGGGTTCGGCAAGTGGGTTGA
- a CDS encoding Uma2 family endonuclease, giving the protein MTAQLLEEIGTLAEQRLILPGYYTWEQFEAIASLMADSPGLRITYLDGWIEFMTVGEEHESFKKAIAILLEAYFFELGIEFFPVGSATRRDRARDVSFEPDESYYIGSRKEHPDLAVEVTITSGSTNKLAKYLRLRIAEVWFWENNQLAVYRLREDDYEQVSRSEFLPELDLALLVRCVLMPSIIEARTEFIQGIRSQ; this is encoded by the coding sequence GTGACTGCACAACTTTTAGAAGAAATAGGTACGCTTGCAGAACAGCGATTGATTCTCCCCGGTTATTATACTTGGGAGCAATTTGAGGCGATCGCATCTTTGATGGCCGACTCTCCCGGTTTGCGGATAACTTATCTTGATGGGTGGATCGAGTTTATGACAGTGGGCGAAGAACACGAAAGCTTTAAAAAAGCGATCGCTATATTACTGGAAGCATACTTTTTTGAACTCGGAATTGAATTTTTTCCTGTAGGGAGTGCAACTCGCAGAGACCGGGCAAGAGATGTATCATTTGAACCAGACGAGTCTTATTATATAGGTTCCAGAAAAGAGCATCCCGATTTAGCCGTGGAAGTAACGATTACTAGCGGTAGCACAAATAAACTAGCTAAATATCTGCGACTTCGCATTGCTGAAGTTTGGTTTTGGGAAAATAATCAGTTGGCTGTCTATCGGCTGCGCGAGGATGATTACGAGCAAGTTTCCAGAAGTGAGTTTTTGCCGGAGTTGGATTTAGCATTGTTGGTACGCTGCGTTTTAATGCCTTCAATAATTGAGGCAAGGACGGAGTTTATTCAGGGAATTCGGTCGCAATAA
- a CDS encoding transketolase, giving the protein MTATTPQATSTTPAFCEGIQYFSETVPGFDTYGKTPAIAEGSKSIADPADPAAVFQTMLAADALRYLTLQVTASKASGHPGGFASQAEAYAALVMLGHKNIVTEVGHHAPGFYSAMFLDRSLEDMEIVNVQQMRDKFREKDGLLGHLSGFIPGLLAPAGPLGQGQHFAMAGALLHREKLFAFTIGDGGMGEPYPMSSMAHFHTAYPSVTNFLPVLVWNGYSQEHHSMVSTKTNAEMIAYWQGNGFEEVILVDAKEFDDKNQPEDYVDSTAFSLEQRMAFTKAVLQGVDKAAKSALGGKLTAFIIKQLKGAGVHARGAKSHNLYPKDTLDAPHIISALKERALTAAAWELVRTNAERAGGGPAAKTVVTEFTLPLADLGELPLEEFAVGGEAKISTTAMGRLVGKVGERDRTFIVTNADGNEASAIANINQALKIIHPTKDDLYNQSPNGQVYEPLSEDACAGLAVGLSLFGARSLWCSYESFAINGLPIWQTVTQAMAELRRPTPATVTLFTAGALEQGRNGWTHQRPEIEAYFAAMMRNGNVFPLFPPDANSIQACYEWALTAKNKGVVITASKSPLPIRTTFEQTRQALQDGATVLHEIAGDKTVVFAVVGDMTLMPVFEAAAFLETEGIGVRIVSVVNPRRLYRASDVAWDTCSEADGGFLSDEKFAELFGSDALIGVTGGASGMLEPVMLRSNCKRDTFAWKRGETTASAGQLMAFNGLTAEALTKRAIELVH; this is encoded by the coding sequence ATGACAGCAACTACCCCGCAGGCAACGTCAACAACGCCCGCTTTTTGCGAAGGCATTCAATATTTTTCTGAAACAGTCCCTGGTTTTGATACTTATGGGAAAACACCTGCGATCGCCGAGGGGAGCAAGTCGATCGCCGATCCTGCCGATCCCGCAGCCGTCTTTCAAACCATGCTCGCAGCAGACGCCCTGCGCTACCTGACGCTGCAAGTCACCGCCAGCAAGGCATCGGGACATCCAGGGGGTTTTGCTAGCCAAGCTGAGGCTTATGCCGCTTTGGTGATGCTGGGACACAAGAACATTGTCACCGAAGTCGGCCATCACGCCCCCGGCTTTTACAGTGCCATGTTTCTCGATCGATCTTTGGAGGATATGGAAATTGTTAACGTGCAGCAAATGCGCGATAAATTCCGAGAAAAAGACGGTTTGTTAGGACATCTTTCCGGTTTCATTCCCGGGCTTTTAGCGCCGGCAGGCCCCCTCGGACAAGGGCAGCATTTCGCAATGGCTGGAGCGCTTTTGCACCGCGAAAAACTGTTTGCTTTCACAATAGGCGACGGCGGCATGGGCGAACCCTATCCGATGAGCAGCATGGCGCATTTCCACACAGCTTATCCAAGCGTTACTAACTTTTTGCCTGTGTTGGTTTGGAACGGATATTCTCAGGAACATCACAGCATGGTTTCGACTAAAACTAATGCTGAAATGATTGCTTATTGGCAAGGCAACGGTTTTGAAGAAGTTATCTTAGTTGATGCTAAGGAATTTGACGATAAAAATCAACCGGAAGATTATGTTGACAGCACTGCTTTTTCGCTCGAACAGCGCATGGCATTTACCAAAGCTGTTTTACAAGGAGTTGACAAAGCGGCAAAATCTGCTCTCGGCGGCAAATTAACTGCGTTTATTATCAAACAGTTGAAAGGTGCCGGCGTCCACGCGCGCGGTGCAAAATCTCACAATCTTTATCCGAAAGATACGCTGGATGCTCCGCACATTATCAGTGCTTTAAAAGAGCGCGCTTTGACTGCTGCTGCTTGGGAGTTGGTGCGGACAAATGCTGAACGTGCGGGCGGCGGGCCGGCGGCGAAAACAGTTGTTACTGAGTTTACCTTGCCGCTGGCAGATTTAGGCGAATTGCCTTTAGAAGAATTTGCAGTTGGGGGAGAAGCGAAGATTTCGACAACAGCAATGGGGCGTTTGGTAGGGAAAGTCGGCGAGCGCGATCGTACTTTTATTGTCACTAATGCTGACGGCAATGAAGCATCGGCAATTGCCAATATCAACCAAGCTCTCAAGATTATTCACCCGACGAAAGATGACCTGTACAATCAATCGCCAAACGGTCAAGTTTACGAACCTTTGAGCGAAGATGCTTGCGCCGGTTTAGCTGTAGGTTTATCGCTATTTGGAGCGCGGAGTTTGTGGTGTTCCTACGAATCTTTTGCCATCAACGGTTTACCAATTTGGCAAACTGTAACCCAAGCAATGGCAGAATTGCGCCGTCCAACTCCGGCAACTGTCACCTTATTTACAGCGGGTGCATTGGAACAAGGCCGCAACGGTTGGACGCACCAACGGCCGGAAATCGAGGCTTATTTTGCGGCGATGATGCGGAACGGAAATGTGTTTCCTTTGTTTCCACCGGATGCTAACAGCATTCAAGCTTGTTACGAGTGGGCTTTGACTGCTAAAAATAAGGGAGTTGTGATTACTGCAAGCAAGTCGCCGCTGCCAATTCGCACTACTTTTGAACAGACTCGCCAAGCTTTGCAAGACGGTGCAACAGTGCTGCACGAAATAGCAGGAGATAAGACAGTTGTGTTTGCAGTTGTCGGCGACATGACGTTAATGCCAGTGTTTGAAGCGGCGGCATTTTTGGAAACAGAAGGGATTGGAGTGCGGATTGTTTCTGTTGTGAATCCCCGGCGTTTGTATCGTGCTAGCGATGTTGCTTGGGATACTTGTTCCGAAGCTGACGGCGGCTTTTTGAGCGATGAGAAATTTGCCGAATTGTTTGGCTCAGATGCCTTGATTGGCGTGACAGGCGGTGCTTCTGGGATGTTGGAACCTGTGATGCTCCGCAGCAATTGCAAGCGGGATACTTTCGCTTGGAAGCGGGGGGAAACTACTGCTAGTGCTGGTCAGTTGATGGCGTTTAATGGGTTGACTGCTGAGGCGTTGACGAAAAGGGCGATCGAGCTAGTTCATTAA